DNA from Desulfitibacter sp. BRH_c19:
TTCTAAGGCAGACTGCATAGCTTTTGCAACTTTTATATGTCTTGCATATCTATTTTCCAAGCCTTCTTCTTTAATTATTCTGATTGCTTCCTTCATTGCCCATACCAAGTTAACGGCAGGTGTAGCAAAATACAATGCAGGATTGTTCATAATTGGTAGCCATTTATCAAAGTCTGCATAAAATTCTGGTATTGTTCCTAAAACACCCCTTCTTTCCATGGCTTTCGGTCCAGCCCAAACAATAGCCAGCCCTGGTGGTACTCCAAATGCTTTCTGAGATCCAGTTAATAATACATCTATTCCCATCTTATCAACCGACTCTGGTATAGCTGCTGTTGCACAAACTCCGTCAACTATATATAAGGTCTCCTCGAATTTGGCAACTGCCTTACCAATCTCTTCGATGGGAGCGCAGACTCCTGTTGCTGTGTCAACGTGGGTGACAGTAAGTGCCTGGTATGTTTTTTCACTTAACTTCTTTTCAATTTCCGACACGGGTACTATTTTACCCCATTCACTAGATAATACATCGACATGTATACCCTTTCTTTCACATAGGTCAATAAACCTGTCACCAAAGTAACCATGAGATATTATTAATACATTGTCACCCTTTTTGGTAGTGTTTGCAATTGCCATCTCCATGGCAATAGTTCCACTACCAGCTATAACAAAGACTTCACCTTCTGTACCCCACATTTCTTTAAGGTCAGCTATTACCTCTTTGTAATCCTTTACAAAGTCTGGATCACCAAAAGCCGCTGTTGGCCTTCCCATCTGTTTCTGAATAGAGTCTATGACCGGTGTTGGACCTGGTATCATTACTAGTCTCCTATTCTCCATTCTCTCACTCCTCCTTTTTATAAATTAGCGTTCCTCCGCTTAGTCTTTAGAGTTATATATCTACCTCTTATATCCTATTCATTCTTGTTAGATTTAATACTATCAGCCTTGGTGCTGTAATGTTACATACCTAAGTTTGTACCAACAAGCTTAATAGTTTTGCTGTTATAGTATGGATTTGACAAAGACTTGCTTCTTACCTCTATTATAAAGAGTTTTTTTATCAGATATAGCAAAAAGTTAATTATATGGTAGATCATGCCGTTAATTCCACAAATATTTTATATGGGTTAAGACCCCCACTTCTATAAGTGGGCTCTAAATCAGGTGGAATAGAGTCTCCATCTGATTCCCCAATGTTCAGCTTTGGTGAACGAGTTCACTATCGCTGGTTTTGCCAATACTATCTCAGTAAAATGCTCTGCTTCTTCCTTTTTAAGCTTGAGTACAGTTATAATTCCATAGACAGGCATCCCACCCATAAGCCCTAATATATAGATAGAAGCTGCCAATGAAGCCTTCTCTATTACCAAGCTTTGCCATCATTTCTGCCCAAGCACTCATACTTACTAACATTTCACTTATACTGTCAGATATATTGGGTGTAATTATGCCAATTGCACCGCCAATAAAGGCCATACCTAGAGCCCAAGCTAAGATGGTCCCTTTATTATGCTAGTATCATAGGTATAGCAGATATTATAATAAAAACGGCTAGAAGCCAAAAGTTATTATCCCCAAATGGTATGGTAATGCGAAACCATGATTGGGGAACAAGCCATGCCCAACCAGTACTGCCCCCACCTACATTATTCACAACCATAGGAATAAAAGTTGCTACTAACACAGCAAAGACAATGCCCCTTGCCCCTCCTCCATGCTCCTAAAGTTGGCCACTTAGTCCACCAATCCCTGATAATAGCCATCCTGAAGCTACAACCGGCAGTTCTGAAATATGAAAAATATAGTGGGCATAAGAGAAAGGTGAAATGCTATTAGCAGGAATATGCAAGTTAATATCGAATAACACGTAGAAATAGTTCGAGCTATTGTACCTTTCATTATTATGATTATAAGCAGAAATAACCCGCACAAACGTAATGCTTTATACTCATTCCGTTTCAAACGAATATAAGTAATTTACAGAAAGGAGTCATTATGTTTGAAGAGAAGATTCGTCCATTATTTCTTCGCCTTTTGGCAACACAAAGTGATACCAATACTTTAAGGGAAACCTATATTGAGGAGCAGATTCTACACTGGATTAAGGAACAACCCTATTTCTATGAAAATAGTGATCTCTGTGGCACTTATCCCATTGATAATGACCCTCATCAGAGAAGTGTTGTTTGGTCATTAGTAAATGGAAAAGGTAATAAGACTATCGTCATGATTCATCATCACGACGCTATAGATATTGAAGAATATGGAACGTTAAAATCTATTGCCCTAAGACCTGATGAATTAGAAGTGGCATTTAAGAAGCGTCACCTCCCCCTGCAAGCGAGGAAAGATCTTGACTCTGGAGAATGGACTTTTGGTCGCGGTACTGCAGATATGAAGTCTGGTGCTGCAATTCAGCTGGTCTTAAGTGCTCATTTTTCAGAAGAAAAAGACTTTTCCGGTAATATTCTTTTGCTTAGTGTGCCGGATGAAGAAACCCTATCAAGAGGTATGCTTAGTGCAATTCCTTTAATGACATCTTTAAGAGAAAAATATCAATTAGAGTATATTCTAACAATTAATAGTGAACCTTATTTTAATCATACTAAAGGCAAGGCCATATTTTATGAAGGTTCTGTTGGGAAGATTATGCCTGTACTTTATGTAAAAGGCGTTAAGAGTCATATTGGAGAACCATTTAATGGCTTTAATCCATCCTTAGTACTTGCAGATTTACAGAGAAAAACTGAACTCAATGTACAGCTTTGTGATGTGCATGATCATGAAGCCACCCCACCCCCAGTTTGGGTTAATCTCAAAGATCGAAAAAAAGCCTATGACGCCTCCATTCCAGAGGCCGCTACAGGTTATTTCAACTGGTTGACCTTTACCAGGTCTCCTAAGAAAATTATGGATACATTGGTTTCTCTATCTAAAAGAACCTCAAGAGATACCTTAATTCACTTTCAAGATGCTTATGAAAATTATTGTAATTTAATTGGAGAAGAACCAGAGGAAATATCCTTTACTCCTAAAGTCTATACTTTTGAGATGATTTATAATCTGGCGATGGATAACAACAAAGTACTCTTTGAAGAAGCCTATAGTGCTTTTCAAGAGGAAATGGTGGAAATATTACATGAAAATATAATTAACCTTCCAGAAGCAACTACACGTCTCATTGAATTTATTATTGAGTGGATTAATTTAGAAGGTCCGTCGATTATTGTAGCGCTATCTGGTCCATACTATCCACATATCAATAACGAGTTTATTGATCAGAAGATACCCTTTTCCTTTGAAAAAACCATCAACAGGATTGCATGGGAGAAATATAAATTAACATATGAATCCCAAGGTTTTTTTATGGGCATCTCTGATTTATCCTATGCTTCTTGGGCGGGTAAAGAAGAAGATATTAAATCAATAAAAGTCAATAGTCCTGGCTGGGATGTCATCTATCATATTCCATTTAAAGAACTCTCTAGCTTGAAAATGCCAGTCATTAACATTGGTCCATGGGGCAAAGATCTGCATAAAGTAACTGAAAGAGTCTTAACAAAGGATGTCTATGAAAGAATCCCAACCATCATTCATGATTTAATACTTGAATATCTTTCAGCAGCTGAACAGTAGTGACTCAGGAATAAAATTAGTCTAAATAATCAGGGTTTTTTATCCGAGTGACTACCGCCACTAAGCCTCCTAAAGTTAACTCCACCTAAGTTCAAGAATCCTGTTTATCAATCTCAGAAGAAAAGAGTCAATGTTTCTTCCAAGCTTTAAACTCTGCAATGATAAATTACCAGTAAACAGAATTAGCTCCATCTTAATATTTGAAAGATCCTCTATCCTCCATTTAGGGGTATACAATTTCTAAGCCTTAGTTACTGCTACTACATACCTTTCCAAAAACATTGGAGACTTCTTTGATGGTCATGGTGGGATTATTACAATCAACACTATCCAATACTTTTTTAATATGGCCAATATCTTTTCTTTTGGCCGTAATTTCAATAACATATCTCTTGTTCCCATTGATTCCGTAAGTAACCATGGTATTTACCGAGAAACCGGCTTTTCTCAACTGATCCGAGATAGTAATCATCCTATCCTTATCACTCACCGTGATATCAGCCTCGATCATTCCGATTGCAATCTTTTCTTCGACTGCTCCCCCAACTAGGACTCCAAGCATCTTTCCTACCGCAAAAGCTAATATATATAAATATTCGCCATCTGAAGTCACTTTGGTAATTACTGTCGCAAAGATAATCGCATCTATAAAAACTATGACATAAACAGGTCTAAAATATTTTTTCGCTGTAAAAATAGTCTTTAACGTTCCTATGGCATTACTTATAGTCATAACTAAGACAACTAAAAATAGTTCTAAAAACATATTCATTTCTTAACACCTCCTTTCAAAGCGTTTATTAATTCTTGTAATTTCAGCATATGTATTTCGCTACTTCCACATAAAAAAGCCCCTCTTGTCGATTAGAAGAGGAGCTACTTTTTGTTAACCTACTTCTTTTTTATATCTACACTTTGCCGTAAACCACGTTATAGCATACATCTACATAATAGTACATTCAAATTTTAAAATGCTTCTTAAATATTTTCTACAAATTGTATTTTTACTCCGTTGGGATCAATCACAAAGAAGAACTTAACATGTGGATTTGGTTGAAATGGCCCGCTATGAATACTTATGCCTTTTTCTTGAACAAATGCCATCATTTCTTTAACTGATTTTACTTCAAAACCTAGTGAAATATCTTGTCCAATATTAACTTCTTTATTGGCCTCATTGCAAATTAACTCGACCTTCGTTTCTCCGTCCCCTAAAAACGCAATCTCAACTCCTGGCCCAGCCTCAAATTTTCTATCCACTACAAGACCTACTATTTCTCGATAGAACTTTAAGGAATCCTCCATATTTTTAACCGCTATTGTAACCCAACAAAATTTCATGGCATTCTTCCTCCCTAAATATAATTTTATTCATATTCATAATTAATTCGAGTTATTGTCCTATTTCCCTTCTTCTAAGTCGTTTAACCTTGTTGAAAGGTATTGGAGATTAGTTCAGATGCGCAAGGAGCAGAAATTAATCTAGGTATAAAAGTTGGAGATGATGCAGAACGGGTATTTGATACTTATCGAGCAAAATATACTGAACCAGAAAGCGGCCATGGTTATGGCGAATTAGTTGGTGTATTTAAAATTGAAGAAGGAGCGGCCATAATCTTTGATTTTAATATGGAAGATGGTATTGTTAATCCTGAAAAAGTTAATTCAAATGACATATTGGAAAGAATTATCCTTACCTATCCACCTCATATTGAAGAGGACTTTTAAAAAAAACTTGTTTGCAGCATTGATGACACCAAAAAGCTCGCCTTTGGCGAGCTTTTTTTGTACTATCAGCAAGTATAAGTTCAAACAAGGTAGATAGTATTCACAAAGACTAAGGCTTGCGCCTGCGTCTAAGGACTTGGCGCAAGCCAAGTTTTGTTTTATTGCGCCCATAACAAACGGTAACAGTTTATCAAGACGAGCTATCGTATTCTATTTTTGCCTTTTATAAACTTTCGTGCATTTTTCATTCCGCCCACTTCCCTGAACATTGCGGTAATCTTTTCAGTTTCAATCTGTTTGGAATTTAATCCCTCATACTTAGCTTCCTTTTTTAGCTTTAAATAGCTTGTAAGCCTATCTTCAGACAGAACGCCATCGTCTATAGCCTTTTGTACCGCACAGTTTGGCTCACTAGAATGAGTACAATTATGGAATTTACATCTTGTTGATAGTTCATCAATATCAGCAAAGGTTTTTGATAGATCAGCACTATCAATCCCAATTTCTCTCATCCCCGGAGTATCAATAACTACGCCTCCACTCGGAAGTAGAATAATCTCTCTCCTGGTAGTAGTATGCCTACCTTTATCATCATTTCTGATTTCTTTGGTTTCAAGAGCATTTTCGCCAATTAGCCTATTAATTAAGGTTGATTTTCCAACACCTGACGATCCTATGAATGCAATAGTTTTGCCACTACCAAGATAGTTCTTGACAGATAAGTATCCATCCTCACTCATACTTGAAGTAACAAGAACATCAACCCCACAAGCAACAGTTTCAAGCTCTGACAGCTTTTGATCGAGATCATTGCATAGGTCAGCCTTAGTGAGCACAATAACTGGAACTGCACCACTATCCCATGCAATTCCAAGGTAGCGTTCTACTCTACGAAGCTTAAAATCATTGTTAAGCGACATACAGATAAAAACCGTATCAATATTCGCAGCTACAATCTGTTCATCATTTGATGTTCCTGCAGCTTTTCTAATAAAGGCGCTTTTCCTAGTCAGGACGTGATGAATAATTGCATTTCCGCTAGCATCTTCATTTCGATCAAGCATAACAAAATCACCCACCGCAGGGTAATCAGACAAAGTTCTTACATCAAAACGAAATTTCCCAGAAATCTCTGCTCTTAGCTCACCATTTTCGGTGGCAACCTTGTATAAATCTTTGTACTGGGAAATTACTCGCCCAATATAAAGATCTC
Protein-coding regions in this window:
- a CDS encoding ribosome biogenesis GTPase RsgA, whose translation is MSKIDIKNLGLSQRFVNESTLYGDLYIGRVISQYKDLYKVATENGELRAEISGKFRFDVRTLSDYPAVGDFVMLDRNEDASGNAIIHHVLTRKSAFIRKAAGTSNDEQIVAANIDTVFICMSLNNDFKLRRVERYLGIAWDSGAVPVIVLTKADLCNDLDQKLSELETVACGVDVLVTSSMSEDGYLSVKNYLGSGKTIAFIGSSGVGKSTLINRLIGENALETKEIRNDDKGRHTTTRREIILLPSGGVVIDTPGMREIGIDSADLSKTFADIDELSTRCKFHNCTHSSEPNCAVQKAIDDGVLSEDRLTSYLKLKKEAKYEGLNSKQIETEKITAMFREVGGMKNARKFIKGKNRIR
- a CDS encoding aminotransferase V codes for the protein MENRRLVMIPGPTPVIDSIQKQMGRPTAAFGDPDFVKDYKEVIADLKEMWGTEGEVFVIAGSGTIAMEMAIANTTKKGDNVLIISHGYFGDRFIDLCERKGIHVDVLSSEWGKIVPVSEIEKKLSEKTYQALTVTHVDTATGVCAPIEEIGKAVAKFEETLYIVDGVCATAAIPESVDKMGIDVLLTGSQKAFGVPPGLAIVWAGPKAMERRGVLGTIPEFYADFDKWLPIMNNPALYFATPAVNLVWAMKEAIRIIKEEGLENRYARHIKVAKAMQSALETIGLKVLAEPDCRAVTLSNLIYPKGLDDAEFRNIMLKEGVVVAGGLGPYKGKMFRLGHMGNTDTHELVAVMAAIERTLYKMGVNIELGKGVGVLQKGLLE
- a CDS encoding glyoxalase, encoding MKFCWVTIAVKNMEDSLKFYREIVGLVVDRKFEAGPGVEIAFLGDGETKVELICNEANKEVNIGQDISLGFEVKSVKEMMAFVQEKGISIHSGPFQPNPHVKFFFVIDPNGVKIQFVENI